Below is a genomic region from Brassica rapa cultivar Chiifu-401-42 chromosome A08, CAAS_Brap_v3.01, whole genome shotgun sequence.
AGTAGATTGCATCAACATCAAAGATTACATGGGATATGGAAAAAATAGACAGGAATGATTGTCCAAGCCAGTGTTCTTCTCTCGATGATTTATAAGTGCCAACTGCCAAGTCTGAAGGATTTGGGAACAAAGATTTATTGTATATTTAGGCATCATAGGCACTTAGGCAGAAGCTAGAATAAGGAAACTGGGGAGCCAAGGATAAGAAATTACTCCCTTCTTTCTTTAATGATtgactttttataaaaaaaatttgttccaaaaaaatgtattttttttgtgttttctatgaaaaaatgttAAGTTTCAGAAAAATTAATTCAActtattgaattattattggttaaaaattattaaaaattaaaaattagagaaaataatatatttattatgatagtttaatgtgttttcttaatatgtgtaaaaGTAAGGAGTATTAAATAGATAAGAGCAAATGGTCATTGTTGTGCTAGTCCATGTCGATGCGTAATTGAAAATGCAGATGATATGAACTACAAAACCAATACAATCTCTCACAAAAACAAAGTGAATAAACTTTGTTATAACATTACGAAATATTTGAGCTTCAGATTTACCCAAAGACACACACTTACGGCATTTGATGAAacttatgaaaatatttttacgaATGAATTAGAGATTGAAGAGCAAAAGCAAAGCTAACATTGAATCTGGAATGATACATTAGATAATCCAAAGCTACCATGTTCAAACACCAAATGAGTATAATCCAATGATAATGATCAAAATATCTCTCATTCCAAAAATCAATAAAGCAACAAACTTTGTGTTCAACAACGATATCAAAAACAGATAAAGACAATAATTAAAACGAAAAATCAATCTAACCTAGGCAGTGAGCACAACAGCACCACCAGCCTCCTTAATCTTCTTCTCAGCAGTCTTCGAAATAAGCTTCGCCTTCACCACAAACGGCTTGCCCTCAGGCAAATGCCCTTTCCCCAACACCTTAAAGAACCCGTGCTGCGTCACGTCGATCATCGGCACCTTATCATCCTTCCCCGCCTTGGCCTTCACGTCCTCCGGAACCAGCGACCAGAGCCTGTCGAGGTTGACGATGGGGCAGTAGAACTTGTTGCGGAGCTTGTGGAAGTACCTCATCCCTACTTTCCCGAAGTATCCCGGATGGTACTTGTCGAAGAGGATCCGGTGGTGGTGCATGCCTCCCGCGTTTCCGCGACCTCCCGGATGCTTGCGGTGCTTCCCGATACGCCCGTGCCCCGCGCTGACGTGGCCTCTCTTCTTCCTGTTCTTCTTCAACGCCGTCGCCATTTTTTGATTAGATCTTCTAAGCTTCTTCTGAGGAGTTAAAAGGTTTTTATATAGGAGACGACGGGCTAGGGTTTAGTGTTTGGGCTTTTAATGGGCCTTGTGGAGTGCTTTAGACCCAATGGTACCAGATGAGCATGAACAGTTTCTATTGCGCGAAAGAATTCAATGATAAGTTGGGCCTTGTGGGCtttagttctaataattttttttttacttcaccGGCTTTGGGGGGGGAAGGATTTTTAGTTTCCTAAGTATTTGtgattaacatttttaataCCCAACTACAGTACTTTATGGTCAACATTTACTTGAGGATTAAATATGTGCAAGCAGTAGTTAAGTATTAAAAGTGTTAATTACACTGGAGAATAAAACCCATTTTCTCCAGCTTTtggctagttttttttttgattatcatatgatatgtatttttgttagAATCTTTTGTTTATTTCCTTCTAGTTAAATGTCTCCTCAGGCTTTAATTAAAGTAATGTAACAGGGCCAACCAATGAGTggcaagagaaaaaaaaagttaatgtcTAGTAAAGGTTGATTTTGTTATAgtcaaaaatcaaaattgatATGAGGCCATAGTTTGTAAATTGGACTAATAGTTTGTAATATACGATGTATTAACAATTGCAAATTTGCAACTACACATTACATAAtcgtttgctgtcaaaaaaaaaacattacataaTAATTTGTCATATAAATATTTGGTAAATAATGGAGTACATGAAAGAATCTCaactaacaaaaattaaataattgtaATAGAATATTTAGAAATCGTGAAAATATTTGTCTACAATAGTAAACTGATCTGCTTTTTGGAatcattttctaaaaaatttcaaaaataggTAAcacaaaattagttaaatattggATATTCCCACATTAATCATTGAAATGATAAAAGAGCATCTTCATCATTTTTCTTCTACACATCCTTATGGTGaacagtctctctctctctctctatccatCTTATCTCTCCTTCTGATCTCTCTCTTTAGATATcgttgatctctctctctctctctctcacctaaCCTTATCATTTCACCTGAGACTCGTCCACGATCCAGGCCATGAGCTCCGAGGAAGCTAAAGTCGTCGGTAAGCCCCCTTCAATTCCATTAATCGCTCTCGTCAATTGATTTTCCGGATCTAGGGTTTCCGTATTCACACGATCTACACAAAATGCGATCGGATCTAAGAATCTGATCGATGAATCTGCGTTTGAATTTTTATTGTGTGTGTAGTGCCAAGGAACTTTAGATTGTTGGAGGAGCTTGAGAGAGGCGAGAAAGGTATCGGAGATGGTACCGTAAGCTATGGGATGGATGATGCTGATGATATCTATATGCAGTCTTGGACTGGCACCATCCTCGGCCCTCATAATGTATTATCCGTCTTCTCCTCTGTGTGTTGATTGTTTAAGATTCAAAGTTGATGGCTTTTCGTTCTCTTTATGCGTTTGGTTGATTAAAGATGCAATTTTTAACACTTTTTTGGGAGAGGATGGTTAAGAGTCTTCTTCTAGttgttgtttttatgttttgggTAATATCTCTGTGGCCTAAAGTAATTAGCTTTTTACTCGAAATGAtgggtaagttttggttacaTCATCTGAGGTGGTTTTACTCCAAATGCTCTTTGTCTACATTTTCATGACCACTATTGATTAGCGTGGACTAAAGTAGAAGAAAGACATTGTTTGGTTtctgtttttgtgtttttgatGATATTGATCCCAATTTGGGTGCTTGAGAGTCTTCTTCTACCTTTTGTCACTATGTTTTGGGTAATATCCTTCTGCCCTTATGTAAGTAGTTGCTTGTGGGGCTTTTAGTGGAAATTATCCATAACTTTTAGCTATGCTGCTTTACTTCAAGTAGTCCAGAAGTTTTAGCACAAGAAAGAAAACTGTTTGCTTTCTGCTTTTGGGTTTTGAGAAGATTGAGGATGTTTTTTTTGTGGTGATGAATGGGTATCAGACTGCATACGAAGGGAAAATATTCCAGCTGAAGCTCTTCTGTGGCAAGGAATACCCTGAAAGTCCACCAACTGTGAGGTTCCAGACCCGGATTAACATGGCTTGTGTCAACCCTGAAACTGGAGTGGTAAGCTCTCTGACTTCATTCCTGATATACTACTTGGTGTTGTATTTATATCAGCTTATTGTATCTAAAATGTATGAAATCAGGTTGAACCGAGTCTCTTCCCTATGCTCGCTAACTGGAGGCGAGAATACACAATGGAGGACATTCTGATTAAGCTGAAAAAGGAAATGATGACTTCCCATAACCGCAAGTTAGCTCAACCCCCGGAAGGTAATTTTTGTAACCTAGTTTGACATGCCTGTGTGTTTGTTTATGACCATCAGGCTTCTAATCAATATCTTGCTTCTCCAGGTACTGAGGAAGCTAGGGCTGACCCAAAGGGACCAGCTAAATGTTGTGTGATGTGAAGAGAGAGAAGTTGAAGGGAATCATCAATTTGTATTAATAGAAGGGAtaatgtatataaaacatcatttgAAGCTTTTGATATTGCCTATGACTTGAATGTTATACTGCTGTttgagattatatatatatgtccacCAAAAAACAAGTGATTATGAGTTTATGACCCTAATAAACCTTCTCTTAGTTTTTAATTGGTGGATGAGTTCTTCCACTATCCTACTCAAAAAACATATACACAGTACCGAAAATAGAAGTTTCTTAAGAACATCAAGTTCACTTGTAATTACAGAACATGAATGAGACAAACCTATTCTTGATTTGTATCAAAGATGTTGTCTAGAAGATTGACATATCGAATTAGAAATAAGAATACAGGACAGAAATTGAAAAACAGAACTAACTGAAGATGCTCTTCTTTATGTTTTGATGGATCAGCTTTCTTATTGGTGATCTAGGGGTTCCACAGCAGTCTTGAATAGAAGAACATAAACCTTGTCGATCTGGAAATATAAGAATCCTCCAACGGAATGAGTCACGTATGAACCAAAGCTGGTCCCAACAATGCAATGCCATGCAGGGCCGTAGGCAGAATCGAAGTCCTGAAATTGTAAGACAGATGGTAACTTTGTTTCATGAGTAGAGCAAAAGTAAAGTTTATGTAAATTTGCTGCAACATGTCGTTTGAAAAAGGAACAAAAGATCAAGTTGGAAGAAAACAAAGAGATAAGGGAAACCACAAGACAGGTAAACAAGTCAGTCAAACAGTAGAAACTGACTTGTACGCCAATCATAAAAGCTAAAAATGGTAACCACGATTAGGATTTCAGAGATTAGTGAACACTGAAACAAACAGAAAGCGACCCTGCTAACACATATTGTGAAACCAATGTAAACCGGTCTACCAGAAGAAAACCGAGTCCTTTCATCCTTTGTAGAAAGAAGTTTCCATTTAGGCAAGTCTCAATTCCTAAAGCAAAATGCTTAAGATTTATCATCAGGTAGCATCTAACTCTTAATAGAACAGAAAAAGTCAGCTGAAACCAATTATCTCAATAAGCAATAAGGAACATCCAGTTTCCAAGACTTATCACAAAAGAGATGCATACTATCATCCTCGCAGTACACAAGAAAGCCAAGTTAAGTAGACTAACAGAAGCTACAAATGGAAAATATAACAATGGAACAAAGTTGATGAAAGCCAAAAAACAAATATGGGACCATGTTCGATAATATGCAAGTACACATCACTAAATCAAGCAAGATCGAGAAGACAACACCACCACAGTTTACAGAAAGAATGCGAATTAAGACGTAGCCCAAAACTAGCATACTACTTGATTCTGTGTCAACTTTCACTCCACAGTACTAGACTCCATCGGTGATGCGAATAAAGAAGCGATTTTTGAAGTAAAAGATGTGACCTTTTTAAGGGCGAGAGCGAGTCGTTTGTTGTCGGCCTTTCCAGGCGTAGCATCCAAGAGCTCACGGGACAAACTGAATGCCCTGTTTTGCACTGACAGAGGCATGTCGGAAGCTCGAACTCGGACATTGAACTCGTCTTTCTGGTCTTGCTGCTCTTTAGCTTTCTTCTTCTGCTGTATCAAGTTGTTCAAGAACTTGCTTCTTCTCTCCAGTTCAAGCTCTACTCCGGGACATCATCTCCTATACCCACCCAGCTATATCTCTAATCTCTGTAAGacatgaaaacaaaacaaaaatggtaAGTTAAATAAAAAGCCGGAAATTACATTTAACCCTAGAACATTTGAAGTATTTACCGGTTGTACCTACCTTAACCAAAGGAATAACCGAATTGAGTTGAACCACGAACCAATCCCTAATTTCGACCCGAAATTAAAACATAACCGTCCAAAAACCGAATGGTACCAATTCCCTATCTTAAATCCCCAAACCAGACCCGATTCCCTCTCATTTTCGGGAAGCCCTTCCCTCTCTCGACACTTCGGCGACACAACCGAGGGAGATCCCCGCTACCCCCACCAGCGACGGCCAATTCCACCGAAGAGGAGACTCCTGACCAGCAACGGCCAATCCCACCGATAGCGACACAACCGAAGGTATGTCTTCCTCGTCGGTTCTGTTTCTCCATCGATCGAGTTTACCATTTTTATGAAGAAACTACAAAACGTCGGTTCATTTCTTTAGGGTTGGAGAAAACGTCGGCTTTGTTTAGTGTTGCTTAGGGTTTTTTAGATGGCGACACCACCAAATGGTTAATTAAGTTGCTTAGGGTTTTTTAGATTCGGTCCATCGATCGAGTGACGGCTTTGCTTAGCGTATTTGATTGATTGAGTTCATGAATTAGATCTGTTGATCGAGTTCATGATGCTAGTTTTGGTTATATCGAGTGCATGATGCTTGATTGAGAATTTTATGCTAGCTCAGTCGATGGAGTTCATGATGCTTGATTGAGTTCATTTGCTAGTTTTCGGTTTTAGCAAATGgttaaataaaactgaaaatgatATAGAATGATATAGATTTGGTCTGTGACTTTAGCAAGTTCCTTGACATGCGTCTAACTTTGTCTagcttttgtttcttgtttgcagATGGTGCAACCGCAAGAACCTCATTTCTTCCAACCTTTGCTTCCTGGATTCCAGACTCACTTGGTAAACACACTCTCTGTATTGCCTTTTCTTGATTGCAAGAACCTGATTTCTTCCTTGTTTGTGTAACTTACCTCAAATCTTGATTGCAGACAATACCCATTGTATTTTTCTCCAAGCACATCCAAGGGAAGACGAATGGGAACACATGGACACTAACATCCGACGCTATGGATCAAACATGGCAAGTGATACAAGAAGAGAGGCGACTCACCCGAGGTTGGAAGGAGTTCGCTGAGGCACATGACCTTCGAATAGGAgacattgtcatcttcaaacTCAAAGGTTCCATGGTCTTTCACGTCACTCCCTTTGGTCCGAGCTGCTGTGACATCCAGTACACATATCCCAACTCAATGGAAGAAGCCCATGACCACCAGAACAATAGTAAGTGTGATTCAAAGTCACCGCACTAGCATAGGTTACTTATGAGGTTTTTTGAAGTTgttgtttgtttcttgtgtttCAGCAGGAACAGGGGCTAGGTTTTCTTACTCGTGGGACTACTGTTTTAAGGCTGAGGTCACGGATTCTAATGTCCGTGAAGACAAACTTGTGAGTGAAACGAGTGTTCTTTTGTGTACTTACACATCTTTATGTTGTTCTGACACATATGTTTATGTTCTTTTGTTGCAGAATCTCCCTGTGGGGGCTACTGGTTGTAATGCTCTGAACAAAGAATGCAAGAAGGCGAAACTAGTGAACATAGAGGGAAAGGCGTGGAATGTGTCAATGCGATTTAACGAATCAGGCGGCTTCTACTACATCAAAGGGTGGAGAAAGTTCTGTGCTGAAAACAAATGCCACATTGGAGACAGCTTTGTCTTCAATGTGGTTGGAGATGGGAACACTTTGCCATTGATGTGTGTCTGTTCTCCAAGTAAGGAGTGTCTTAAATCTGCAGGTGACATTGCTTCTTCCTCCCGGGTGAACTAGGAAGATCATGTGTTCTAGTTGGGGACGCGTCTATGTTGGTTGTGACTTGATCTTAAGAGCACAATGTCTTGTGCTTTGAACTTATTTTGTGTGTCTTTTATATGTTTGCTTTTTGGTACTTTCAActtgttattttgatttgatgGTACTTTGAACTTGTTATTTCGGTTTGATGTTGCAAACTTTTAGTTAATCATTTTCATGTCAATTAGTTATATAGAGTTTCGACTTTTGGTTAATCATTTTCACGTCCTGAATGATAATATAGATTTGGTCTGTGACTTTAGTTAATCATTTTTCGACTTTTAGTTAatcattttcttgattttggtttgatgttgcaaacttgttattttagtataatgtcACAAGACACACGCATAGAGAAGTAAACCACAAAACACATAAACATTAGATAGATAGTTTAAGTCATAAGACACACACATAGAGTCATAAGACACACACATAGAGAAGGAAAGTAGCAACATGGATCAAAGTACCATCATAAGACatagaacaacaacaacttagaacaacaacaacttagAGCAACAAGATGGGATCATGGACGGTGGAGTTGGTAAAGCTGAGCCTTGAGGCGATCAATCTCCTCAGCCATCTCTTTGACACGGTCTACTAACTTAGTAACCTCGTCCTGAATCGCGATCACCCACGGCGTACGAAAGTGGAGACCATTATTCTGCACAAGTTTTATCACAAGTTATACAAGTTTTTCAAGTTTTCCAGTTTTAccagtttcctagttttcctagttttctagttttttctagtttttctagttttttctagtttttctagttttcctagttttttctagtttttctagttttcctagttttcctagttttcctagttttcctaGCAAGTTATGCAAGTTTTACCTGCTTAGCAGGTTCTAGTTATACAAGTTTTACCAGTTTTGCACAACATGAAAATTACCTCAAAGTTTTTGCAGGTGAAGTACCTCCTTCCAGGTTGCGTATCAAAATCATTGGGAAACTTGTTACACGGAGATACCTCGGGAATGATACCTCCACCACACGGGCACTTGGTCGGGACGCCGTACTGCGCATCAGCCACGAAACCAAGCATGTCGTTGTGTCTCTTCAAGGCCTTCATGTGACTGTACTCCTCGTCGGGATGAGTCATGCTTCAGTTATTACTGTCAGAGAGAAATGGGAGAAACCGAAAGAGATCGAGAGAGAGGAATGAGGGATGGAGTggagtggagagagagagagagagagagatggctcGGTAAAGAAGGGGGAGGAGGGAGAGAAGTAGAGGGATggagtggagagagagagagatgggacGTGACATAGAGGGGAAATGGAAGAAAATagagaaagaaaatgaaaatagttaaaataattaaaataattattttccctCATATGTTTTGGCGCCAATGTAATTTCATTTCCCTCCCCGAAATTTGTTCTTAGTTTTACATAAGATACTAGTTTTACGAGATTTGCTCATAGTTGTACTTTCTGTGGTTTATAATTTATTCAGTGTTACCAGTGCTTTCAGTTTGGTTTTCTTGTTTTACTTTCGATTTTAGTACTTGAACATGATATTTATCTTGTTCACTGCACAAATATTTGGGAAACAAACATTACCTGATAATCTCTTTTGTGACATGTTCTTCATTCACAAAGTGTGAGTGAAACTATAAGGTTTATTATGGAGATAGTAagagttttcataatttttgagaaagttttgaaaaaaacatgtttaattGAATTATTAGTCAGACTAGAGTAATCATAATAGTAAATGTCATAACGAATCAAGTTTCCATCTACATAATAATAATGTCACACTCGAAACACAATGCAGTTTTACAAAGATGATAAAATAGTTTTCCagagttttccaaaaaaaatacaaattacagAGTAACAAGTTGTGGTTAGGCCGTGTTCTGCTCTGAAGGGCTTGAACCATTTCCAAATAACAGCCAATTGAAACCAAAATTTTGCCTAGGCCGCTTTTTGTTCTGTGTCCTCCTACGGCGTTCTCCACCAGATGGAAGTCTATTAACTCTTTTCCTTCCCTTCCGCTTGATAGGATCCGGAGGTATGATCTTCAGCTCCCTGATGTGATCCGGGACTTCCCATACAGACATGTCTGGCACAGCATAAATTGTCCTGCAATACGCCAATGCCCACAGTTCCGTCCAATAGTATTTTGAGCACAACTCATGATATACTATGTTGATATCACGGCTCCTACCACCCCCATTATCCACCTCATTAGTGTAATAGATATAAGCAGCCAGTCCGTGCAGACAAGGAatcttttcataatcccacacCTTGCAAGTACAAGTTTTGGCAATCAAGTTCGTCAAAAACATCTTCCCATGACTATCCTTGACCTCGTACTCTAGCTCATAACTATTAAGCTCCCGCACAGGTAGCGTTCGCGCAAGAACCCATAGATCGTGCAAGTAGTTCTCAACCAGAGGCACTAGCATGGTACCCAATGATTGTGAAACAGCATCCTTCCGACGTTGATTAAACCAATCAGAGAATGTCCTAATGATACAATCCAGCATTGGTATCAAGGCCCACCTCCTTGCCTCTCTAAACACTTTGTTCATTGATTCCACGCTGTTGCTTGTGTCCAAGTTGTACCTGTCACGTGGGAAAAAAACCCTTGCCCATTTGTCTTTTTCAGTTTTCTCCTCCACATACGTGTAAGCTGAAGGGAACCTTAGCTTAAATCTTTCGTAAGCAGCATTGAAATCAGCCATTGTGTACATCTTTCCCAACTCCATGAATCTATGCCCGACTACATCTTTGGTGACGTTAGAAGCATGCCCTTTAACATTTTCCTTCAAATGCCATAAACAATGACCATGGTGAGCCTGAGGGTACACGTTTGCTATTGCAAATATCAGACTTGGATTTCTATCACTCATGAAAACCAGTTCAGAAGAGTCTGGTATAACGCTTCTAAGCATCTCAAAAAACCAGGTCCAACTAGCATGATTCTCTCCATCAAGTACAGCAAACGCAAGTGGATAGCAATGACGGTTAGGATCTTGAGCTTTGGCAAAAATTAGAACACCCCCATATCCGTTCTTCAGCCATGTTGCATCGACAACAATCACTTTTCTCATAACTGCAAACCCTTCAATGCAAGCTCCCAACGCTATGAAGAGGTACTTGAATTTACCTGAGTCATCCAATTTCACACTAGTTTTTGTTCCCGTGTTCATTTTCTCTAACATGAACAAATAGCTATACATCATCCTGTAGCTATCTTCCGGACTACCACGTGTATCACAAGAAGCCAAATTCTTTCCACGCAATGCTGTGGAGTAGGATATCATGACACCAAGTTTGGACTTAACCAGAGCCTTAATATCTTTTGGAGTTGGAGTTTGCACATCTCCTGGGAATTCCTCATTCAAAAAACTTGCCACTACTTCTGCTGACGCTCTTCTCTTGTCGTTGCTGTCACTTTGTTGTGTCCGCGAGCATGTATGCATCTTCGTGTAGCTTTTTATTGAGAAAATTTCTGTCCCAGCAATCCTTGAAGCTCGTATTACCCATTTGCAGTCAGCTTGCGAACATGTTATCACCAATCGATTTCGATCTGACTTTTTAGTGACATAACGATAACATTCACAATATGCAGCTCTATCCACCATCTCCTGAATTGCCTTCTTACTTGGAAATTCGTCATGTTTATTAAGACTCAAACCATCGCCCCATTCCTCTATACAACTACTCCGTACTATTGCAGGTGGCTCTTCAACATACTTATCGGCGGTTGGATGTACGGTATCAGTCTCCGCAGCCGTTTCATTCTCCGCAGCCGTTTCATTCTCCGTAGCAGTATCATTCTCCATACCAGTATCAGTTTCCGCAGCCGTATCATTCTCCATACCTTTATCAGTCTCCGCAGCCGTATCATTCTCCATACCTGTATCAGTCTCCGCAGCCGTATCAGTCTCCGCAGCCGTATCAGTCTCCATACCAGTATCAGTCTCCATACCAGTACCAGTCTCTTTAGCACTCACCTCGTTATTCCCCTGGTTCTCACCAACGTACAATGTAATGGCATTAGGTCCAACTTCATGTTCCAATAGCTGCAAATCGTTGTAGTTCATACCAACAGAACTTTTACCCGCTATCGAAAGTTTATCTTGTGGTCTCGCTCCCGACCTTTCACTACTCTCCACAACCAAAAGACATCTTTGGTTCTCTTTATCGACACATCCGAGGTAAACATAAAGATCGTCATCATCAGCAATAGTTACAGCTTTCTTGCAACGTATCACCATCGGAATGTAGCTCAATTTCAGTTTTTCCTTACGTTCATCCAACCCAAGCTTCTTATATATCTTTTCATGTAACATTGACAACGTCACATCCTCCACTGATGCCTTCACAGATATACCATACATGCAGTCTTCATATGTAAAATGTACGAATACGTTATTGGTCATTCTATCCTGCCAAAAATATCGCACAAGATCAACAAAAACAAAGTTATACCAGTTGTTCGAGTTTTCCTAGTTATTCCACTTTTCTCAGTTTTCCAACAATAATCCAAAACACTAGGTTTCGAATCGCATCTATCAACGTTTAATTCAACCACATTAATGCATTTTATACCAAATCGCTATACTAATTGACCCATCAACTAAACAATGCCGTTGTGCATTGCTCCTAGCTCGATTCCAAATACATGCATTTCTCAAGAGAAGTTGGGGGACCTGAGTTTACCTGCAATACCCAACTCTAGACCTCCGGAAACACTTTGAaaatggaggaggaggagagaagcTGCGGCGACAGAGCCGGATGGGGGAGCGGGGATGGGGGAGGGAGCTGCTCGGGGAGGGGAGCGGGGGGAGCTGCGGGGGGGGAGGAAGAAGATTAAGCTTttctcaattaatttttttttaataaaaccatTAACCAAACTTCCCAAACCAACGATTTCAATCACAAACCCAACCCAATCACATTACAATTTTCGATTTTCATTCAACCCATCCCCCCAAATCAAGGTCAGTTTAGTCTTTCCACAATTCATTAAAGAGTTATGGGTATAGATGATTTTAGTAGGTATAGGAGATTGAGTGATGAGGAGGATGGACAAATGAGGTGATGTCCCCTCTACTCCTTCCATGTTTCTCACTCTCACATCACTCAGCTAGGACTAGGAGATGTATCCCATTTCCACCTTTTAATCGAAGAAAACAAAGCTACTTCACTATTTACGAGAAAGGCCCATTGATGTATTGTAACCAAGAAAGCCTAACCATCCTATATAACCAATTGAAATAACTCGAGATTAGATTGTTGATTTAAATGTGTTTGCCCAACACAACAAAAGATAGTGTTGTATGTATTCTTCTTGGTTACATCATGTAAATTCAACTTTCCGACCTGGAGAAGCTAGCAAACTAACCTCAACGTGTTTTGGTCTCAATAAAGTTAAATGCAAAGAGATGAAACTTGCAACTTCGTTTGAACTGTAATAACAAAATCTTATATCTATCATGTAatagtctcttttttttttgatcaactgtATCATGTAATAGTCTAATAGAtgtaaaacaagaaaacaaaaccgAGAAAAGTCAAATCCAAACAAGTATAAAGCTCTTCGCGATAACTCAAAACAGGCTTGTTCAAGATTCCGAAAAGAAATGTGAAGTCTCCCTGAGGCTTATTTATTCATATAGAGTGAGAAGAAAGTATCCCTTAGACACAGACATAAGTGTAAGATTTGAGATCGTTTGTACTTCTGACCACCCTCTTAAGTTATGACGGTGGGGGCTGATCGGCCCGTGAACTCCTCCATCTTGGACAGCTTTAGAGCTATGTCAACCTGTCAATCACAACACATCAGAACAACAATGAGAGCAAACCCCTTTTGGTGTATTAGGTTACGGATATTTGAAAGGTTTTGTTTAAACATCTGACCAGTGGAGACAGAGCTTCCTGGGACTCTCGTCCAATcttcgaagcatccttctcGTACTGTTCAATGTAGAGCCTGATGGTTGCTCCTTCCGAGCCAGTTCCCGACAGACGGAAAACCTTCATTTGATTTTTAGATCATACAACAAGAGAGTATTAATCAGTTACTgatttcatatttgtttaacTATAATACTATCTCCACATGTTTTGTATATGATTATTTTCTATTCTAGCTGATATACAAAAAGACTCAAAACCAAAGAAGATGGGA
It encodes:
- the LOC103835673 gene encoding 60S ribosomal protein L27a-2-like → MATALKKNRKKRGHVSAGHGRIGKHRKHPGGRGNAGGMHHHRILFDKYHPGYFGKVGMRYFHKLRNKFYCPIVNLDRLWSLVPEDVKAKAGKDDKVPMIDVTQHGFFKVLGKGHLPEGKPFVVKAKLISKTAEKKIKEAGGAVVLTA
- the LOC103835674 gene encoding ubiquitin-conjugating enzyme E2 variant 1A, with the translated sequence MSSEEAKVVVPRNFRLLEELERGEKGIGDGTVSYGMDDADDIYMQSWTGTILGPHNTAYEGKIFQLKLFCGKEYPESPPTVRFQTRINMACVNPETGVVEPSLFPMLANWRREYTMEDILIKLKKEMMTSHNRKLAQPPEGTEEARADPKGPAKCCVM
- the LOC103835676 gene encoding dynein light chain 1, cytoplasmic isoform X2 → MEGVELELERRSKFLNNLIQQKKKAKEQQDQKDEFNVRVRASDMPLSVQNRAFSLSRELLDATPGKADNKRLALALKKDFDSAYGPAWHCIVGTSFGSYVTHSVGGFLYFQIDKVYVLLFKTAVEPLDHQ
- the LOC103835676 gene encoding dynein light chain 1, cytoplasmic isoform X1, with product MEGVELELERRSKFLNNLIQQKKKAKEQQDQKDEFNVRVRASDMPLSVQNRAFSLSRELLDATPGKADNKRLALALKKDFDSAYGPAWHCIVGTSFGSYVTHSVGGFLYFQIDKVYVLLFKTAVEPLDHQ